A genomic stretch from Flavobacterium humidisoli includes:
- a CDS encoding head GIN domain-containing protein gives MKKSILLTALSLFFIAVNSNAQTKISGNGNVTTETRTTGDYDGIRISGFFDVDLVSGKEGKIILKGEENLLSKIKVEVEGNELKVYVEKGVQLRTSMGKKIEVTVPFEKISAVTLSGSGDIKSKNKINSDSFSAKLSGSGNFDLDVDTKNFDLALSGSGDIVLKGKADSFTSKISGSGNVNASNLKSQTVDVTVSGSGNSVVTCESSITGRVSGSGNIKYLGNPEKRDVKVSGSGKIYKG, from the coding sequence ATGAAAAAGTCAATTTTACTTACAGCATTAAGCCTATTTTTTATAGCCGTAAATTCTAACGCACAAACAAAAATAAGCGGAAACGGAAATGTTACTACCGAAACAAGAACAACTGGAGACTATGACGGCATAAGAATCTCAGGGTTCTTTGATGTAGATTTAGTATCAGGAAAAGAAGGAAAAATTATCCTTAAAGGAGAAGAAAATTTATTGTCTAAAATTAAAGTGGAAGTTGAAGGAAATGAATTGAAAGTTTATGTTGAGAAAGGAGTGCAACTTCGCACCAGCATGGGCAAAAAGATAGAAGTAACAGTTCCTTTCGAAAAAATATCAGCCGTTACATTATCTGGATCTGGAGATATTAAAAGCAAAAACAAAATCAATAGCGATAGTTTTTCTGCAAAACTTTCAGGATCAGGAAATTTTGATTTAGATGTTGATACTAAAAATTTTGATTTAGCTCTAAGCGGTTCAGGCGATATTGTTTTAAAAGGGAAAGCAGATTCTTTTACAAGCAAAATATCGGGATCAGGAAACGTTAATGCTTCCAATTTAAAATCACAAACGGTAGATGTCACCGTTTCAGGTTCTGGAAATAGCGTAGTAACCTGCGAAAGTAGTATTACGGGAAGAGTTTCTGGTTCTGGAAATATTAAGTATCTAGGAAATCCAGAGAAAAGAGATGTAAAAGTTTCGGGTTCTGGAAAAATTTACAAAGGTTAA
- a CDS encoding MFS transporter, giving the protein MKNLQKGDKKLLNAWAFYDWANSVYTLTIASAVFPIFYEALFSDRDHYIDVFGMHLKNSALISFITAFAFMVVSFISPLLSGIADYVGNKKSFMKFFCYVGALSCMGLYWFDLDNIYVGLLFYFLGLLGYWGSLVFYNSYLPDIAFEEQQDRISAKGYSLGYIGSVILLIINLAMIMKPKVFGISGTDGEAAMKAMRYSFIMVGVWWILFSQYTYYYLPKGSKESGQKLTKSVVFNGFKELKKVWMLLQENIPLKRYLGGFFVSSMAVQTVMLVATYFGAQEIQWETKEQSTIGLIVCILIIQLVAVVGAILTSRASEKFGNVPTLIFINAIWAVFCALAYFITLPTHFYVMATIAGFVMGGIQALSRSTYSKLLPDTQDTASFFSFYDVAEKIGIVIGMCVYGIIDQITGSPRAAIVILAIFFITSIFLLRRVHKKDVSN; this is encoded by the coding sequence ATGAAAAACCTACAAAAAGGAGATAAGAAGCTTTTAAATGCTTGGGCGTTTTATGATTGGGCAAATTCAGTTTATACGTTGACTATTGCATCGGCAGTTTTTCCAATTTTTTACGAAGCATTATTTAGCGACAGAGATCATTATATTGATGTTTTCGGAATGCATCTTAAAAACTCAGCATTAATTAGTTTTATTACGGCCTTTGCTTTTATGGTGGTTTCTTTTATTTCACCATTATTATCTGGAATTGCTGATTATGTTGGAAACAAGAAATCATTCATGAAGTTTTTTTGTTACGTAGGAGCTTTGTCTTGTATGGGATTATACTGGTTTGATTTGGATAACATTTATGTTGGATTATTATTCTATTTCCTTGGATTGCTTGGCTACTGGGGAAGTTTAGTTTTCTATAATTCATATCTTCCAGATATTGCATTTGAAGAACAGCAGGACAGAATTAGTGCCAAAGGATATTCGTTAGGATATATTGGAAGTGTTATATTATTAATCATCAATTTAGCAATGATTATGAAGCCTAAGGTTTTTGGAATTTCAGGGACTGATGGCGAAGCTGCAATGAAGGCAATGCGTTATTCTTTTATAATGGTAGGGGTATGGTGGATTCTATTTAGCCAATACACATACTATTATTTACCAAAAGGAAGTAAAGAATCAGGGCAGAAACTGACAAAATCTGTAGTATTTAATGGCTTTAAAGAATTAAAAAAGGTTTGGATGCTATTGCAAGAGAACATTCCTTTGAAACGATATTTAGGAGGTTTTTTTGTTTCCAGTATGGCAGTACAAACGGTAATGCTTGTGGCAACCTATTTTGGTGCGCAAGAAATTCAGTGGGAAACTAAAGAACAAAGTACAATAGGTTTAATTGTTTGTATTTTAATCATTCAATTAGTAGCTGTTGTTGGAGCGATATTAACCTCTAGAGCTTCAGAGAAATTTGGAAACGTGCCTACTTTAATATTTATCAACGCAATTTGGGCAGTATTTTGTGCGCTTGCTTATTTTATTACTTTGCCAACACATTTTTATGTAATGGCAACAATTGCCGGATTTGTAATGGGAGGAATTCAAGCATTATCTCGTTCGACCTATTCAAAATTATTGCCTGATACACAAGATACAGCCTCATTTTTTAGTTTCTATGATGTTGCAGAAAAAATCGGAATTGTAATCGGAATGTGCGTTTACGGAATTATCGATCAAATTACCGGAAGTCCTCGTGCTGCAATTGTAATTTTAGCAATATTTTTTATTACATCCATATTTCTATTAAGAAGAGTGCATAAAAAAGACGTTTCAAACTAA
- a CDS encoding M48 family metallopeptidase, translating into MKKYMFLGIFGALVMACATNPITGKQNLNFVSNSELFPTSFQQYSTFLSENKVITGTADAKLVENVGFKIKAAAEKYLTYLGQSQYLKDYRWEYKLVDNKEVNAWCLPGGKIVVYSGILPITQNESGLATVMGHEVSHALANHGAQRMSAAQLQQIGGAVLDAATTNKSAQTREIFSQAYGMGTEVGVMLPFSRSNESEADKIGLTLMAIAGYNPDDAIAFWTRMSAKSGGSGTPEFMSTHPSDATRIANIKALIPEAKAIALKVGTIK; encoded by the coding sequence ATGAAAAAATATATGTTTTTAGGGATTTTTGGAGCACTTGTAATGGCTTGTGCAACAAATCCAATTACTGGGAAACAAAACTTGAATTTTGTTTCAAACAGTGAATTGTTTCCAACTTCTTTTCAGCAATACAGTACTTTTTTATCTGAAAACAAAGTTATTACAGGAACGGCAGATGCAAAACTTGTTGAGAATGTTGGATTTAAAATTAAAGCGGCAGCCGAAAAATATTTGACCTACCTAGGACAATCTCAGTATTTAAAAGATTATAGATGGGAATATAAATTGGTTGATAATAAGGAGGTTAATGCTTGGTGTCTACCAGGAGGAAAAATCGTTGTTTACTCTGGAATATTACCTATAACACAAAATGAATCTGGTTTAGCAACAGTTATGGGACACGAGGTTTCGCATGCTTTAGCGAACCATGGAGCACAAAGAATGAGCGCTGCGCAATTACAACAAATTGGTGGAGCTGTTTTGGATGCCGCTACAACAAATAAATCAGCTCAAACAAGAGAAATTTTTTCGCAAGCTTACGGTATGGGTACGGAAGTAGGAGTAATGCTTCCTTTTAGCAGAAGCAACGAAAGTGAAGCAGATAAAATTGGTTTGACGTTAATGGCAATTGCAGGTTATAATCCAGATGATGCTATTGCGTTTTGGACGAGAATGTCTGCAAAATCTGGTGGATCCGGAACTCCAGAATTTATGAGTACGCACCCTTCCGATGCTACGAGAATTGCAAACATCAAAGCTTTGATTCCAGAAGCTAAAGCAATTGCGTTGAAAGTTGGAACTATAAAATAA
- a CDS encoding glycoside hydrolase family 31 protein, with protein sequence MITNTSLEYKGDLYPSKIVSYEHEGDSIFFNTDNKVILKVTILRDSLIRFRFTTKGYFSNDFSYAIDKTQLHGYNFLEVTEEETYFQIKTSKVKCKIQKADLRLSIYDLNDFLILEDELGFHWEESYEYGGNIVKMSKYAKDGECYYGLGDKATQMNLKGKRVENFATDQYAYQKDQEPLYKVVPFYIGLHNKQSYGIFFDNTFRTFFDFCQERRNVTSFWAEGGEMNYYFVYGPQMQDVVTTYTDLTGKPELPPLWVLGYHQCKWSYYPESKVKEITSKFRELQIPCDAIYLDIDYMDGFRCFTWNKNYFPDPKRMVAELAEDGFKTIVIIDPGIKIDKDYWVYKEALEKDYFCKRADGPYMKGKVWPGECNFPDYTNPVVREWWAGLFKELIADIGVKGVWNDMNEPAVMEVPNKTFPMDVRHIYDGNPCSHRKAHNIYGTQMARATYHGVKRFAYPKRPFVITRSAYAGAQRYTSSWTGDNVATWEHLWIANIQVQRLSISGMGFTGSDIGGFAEQPTGELYARWIQLGVFHPFCRTHSSGDHGNQEPWAFDEEVINITRKFVSLRYQLLPYLYTMFWQYIEEGVPMLKPLVYYDQDDTQTHYRNDEFIFGNQILVCPILEPNAVGRRMYIPRGEWYNYWTNELFTGGKEIWIDTKFDEIPVFVKAGAIIPKYPVQQYVGELEFDELTLDVYYKNGKEQSAVYEDAQDGYDYKKGRYSYLSLRNIGKEKELIIQLHKEGKYITPYTKYKINLIGLPFKVAEIEIDNEKIEFDKINFEQNNFLLIDKEFNELHIVGE encoded by the coding sequence ATGATTACAAACACATCATTAGAATACAAAGGCGATTTATATCCATCAAAAATTGTCTCTTATGAACATGAAGGAGATTCTATTTTCTTTAATACGGATAACAAAGTAATTTTAAAAGTAACTATTCTTCGCGATAGTTTAATCCGATTTCGTTTTACTACAAAAGGCTATTTCAGCAATGATTTTTCTTATGCAATTGATAAAACACAGCTTCATGGCTATAACTTTTTGGAGGTTACAGAAGAAGAAACATACTTTCAGATTAAAACTAGTAAAGTAAAATGTAAAATACAGAAAGCAGATCTTCGTCTTTCAATTTACGATTTAAATGATTTTCTTATTCTTGAAGATGAACTTGGTTTTCATTGGGAAGAAAGCTATGAATATGGCGGGAATATTGTAAAAATGAGTAAATATGCTAAAGACGGTGAATGCTATTATGGTTTAGGCGATAAGGCCACTCAAATGAATCTTAAAGGCAAAAGAGTAGAGAATTTTGCCACAGATCAATATGCTTACCAAAAAGATCAAGAACCCTTATACAAAGTGGTTCCATTTTATATTGGCCTTCATAATAAACAATCCTACGGTATATTTTTCGATAATACTTTCAGAACATTTTTTGATTTTTGTCAAGAAAGAAGAAATGTGACTAGTTTTTGGGCTGAAGGTGGAGAAATGAATTACTATTTTGTCTATGGCCCTCAAATGCAGGACGTTGTTACAACATATACCGACTTAACAGGTAAGCCAGAATTACCGCCGCTTTGGGTTTTAGGATATCATCAATGTAAATGGAGTTATTATCCGGAAAGTAAAGTCAAAGAAATTACATCAAAATTTAGGGAACTTCAAATTCCTTGTGACGCCATTTATCTCGATATTGATTATATGGACGGTTTTAGATGTTTCACTTGGAATAAAAACTATTTTCCAGATCCTAAAAGAATGGTTGCTGAATTGGCAGAAGATGGTTTTAAAACCATAGTAATTATTGATCCAGGAATTAAAATTGATAAAGATTACTGGGTTTATAAAGAAGCATTAGAAAAAGATTATTTCTGCAAAAGGGCAGATGGACCTTATATGAAAGGAAAAGTTTGGCCAGGAGAGTGTAACTTTCCAGATTATACAAATCCCGTAGTTAGAGAATGGTGGGCGGGTTTATTTAAAGAATTAATTGCAGATATTGGTGTAAAAGGAGTTTGGAATGATATGAATGAACCAGCAGTTATGGAGGTTCCAAATAAAACTTTCCCAATGGACGTTCGCCATATTTATGACGGAAATCCTTGTAGCCATAGAAAAGCTCACAATATCTACGGAACACAAATGGCAAGAGCAACTTACCATGGAGTTAAACGATTTGCGTATCCAAAACGTCCCTTCGTAATAACGAGATCGGCTTATGCGGGAGCACAGCGTTACACATCATCTTGGACAGGTGATAACGTAGCAACGTGGGAGCATTTGTGGATTGCAAATATTCAAGTTCAGAGATTATCTATTTCAGGAATGGGATTTACAGGTTCTGATATTGGAGGTTTTGCAGAACAACCTACAGGCGAGTTATACGCACGCTGGATTCAATTAGGTGTTTTTCATCCGTTTTGCAGAACGCACTCTTCTGGAGATCATGGAAATCAGGAGCCATGGGCTTTTGATGAAGAAGTAATCAATATTACCAGAAAATTTGTTAGTCTTCGCTACCAATTATTACCTTATTTATACACGATGTTTTGGCAGTATATTGAAGAAGGAGTTCCGATGTTAAAACCTCTAGTATACTACGACCAAGATGATACACAGACACATTATCGCAACGACGAATTCATCTTTGGAAATCAGATTTTAGTATGTCCCATACTTGAACCTAATGCTGTAGGTAGACGTATGTATATTCCTAGAGGAGAATGGTATAACTATTGGACAAACGAATTGTTTACTGGAGGTAAAGAGATCTGGATTGATACAAAATTTGATGAGATTCCGGTGTTTGTAAAAGCAGGTGCTATTATTCCAAAATACCCTGTTCAGCAATATGTTGGCGAATTAGAATTTGATGAATTAACACTTGATGTTTATTACAAAAATGGTAAAGAGCAGTCTGCCGTTTATGAAGATGCCCAAGATGGTTACGATTATAAAAAAGGACGTTATAGCTATTTGTCATTGCGAAATATTGGAAAAGAAAAAGAACTTATTATTCAGCTTCACAAAGAAGGAAAATATATAACTCCTTACACGAAATATAAGATCAACCTTATTGGGTTGCCTTTTAAAGTTGCAGAAATTGAAATTGACAACGAGAAGATCGAATTTGATAAAATTAATTTCGAACAAAATAATTTCTTACTAATTGATAAAGAGTTTAATGAACTTCATATAGTTGGCGAATAG
- the glgB gene encoding 1,4-alpha-glucan branching protein GlgB, whose product MSKVTSHSLFTDFDIDLFKAGKHFKLYEKLGAHLIEVNGIKGVYFAVWAPTAHSVSVVGDFNYWTQGEHVLNVRWDSSGIWEGFIPDISKGTLYKYKIQSSINGVIAEKADPFARYCEKPPHTASVVWDLDYKWKDDNWMQNRQDYNALDKPYSVYEVHLGSWRRGEHNRFLTYLELADDLVKYVKETGFTHVEFMPIMEYPYDPSWGYQLTGYFAPTSRFGKPQDFMVLVDRLHQEGIGVILDWVPSHFPDDAHGLGYFDGSHLYEHPDRRKGYHPDWKSLVFNYGRNEVRAFLISNAVFWLQNYHIDGLRVDAVASMLYLDYSRKDGEWEANIYGGRENLDSISFLKEFNEVIYSNFNAVQTIAEESTSFSMVSRPTSVGGLGFGMKWMMGWMHDTLKYFQKETVYRKYHQNELTFSMTYSFTENFMLPFSHDEVVYGKKSLIYKMPGDEWQRFANLRLLYGYMFTHPGTKLLFMGAEFGQTSEWNFEQSLDWHLLQYDFHSGIKSLITDLNQLYKSQPALYEKQFRGDGFEWINYSDDQNAILSYIRKGNNPDENVIVVCNFTQVVRENYRIGIPKKGNLKEIFNTDAKIYGGSGIESPKPLKIESISYDGRDFSVELILPPLSVTVYVLS is encoded by the coding sequence ATGAGTAAAGTAACCTCACATTCTCTTTTTACTGACTTTGACATAGATTTATTCAAAGCGGGAAAACACTTCAAATTATATGAAAAACTTGGAGCTCATTTAATTGAAGTCAATGGAATAAAAGGCGTTTACTTTGCGGTTTGGGCTCCAACGGCTCATTCTGTTTCAGTTGTTGGAGATTTTAATTATTGGACTCAAGGCGAACATGTTTTAAACGTTCGTTGGGATTCTTCTGGAATTTGGGAAGGATTTATTCCTGATATTTCAAAAGGGACACTTTACAAATACAAGATTCAATCTAGCATAAATGGCGTAATTGCCGAAAAGGCCGATCCATTTGCGCGTTATTGCGAAAAACCACCTCATACCGCATCTGTAGTTTGGGATCTCGATTATAAGTGGAAAGATGATAATTGGATGCAAAATCGTCAAGATTATAATGCTTTGGATAAGCCATATTCTGTTTACGAAGTGCATTTGGGTTCTTGGAGACGAGGAGAACATAATCGTTTTTTGACTTATCTTGAACTTGCCGACGATTTGGTAAAATATGTAAAAGAAACCGGTTTTACGCATGTTGAGTTTATGCCAATTATGGAATATCCTTATGATCCTTCTTGGGGTTATCAACTTACAGGATATTTTGCGCCAACTTCCCGTTTTGGAAAACCACAAGATTTTATGGTTCTGGTTGATCGATTGCATCAAGAAGGAATTGGAGTTATCTTAGACTGGGTTCCTTCACATTTTCCTGATGACGCACATGGTTTAGGTTATTTTGACGGCTCTCATTTATACGAACATCCAGATCGAAGAAAAGGATATCACCCAGATTGGAAAAGTTTAGTTTTTAATTATGGAAGAAATGAAGTTCGAGCTTTTCTAATAAGTAATGCTGTCTTTTGGCTTCAAAATTATCATATTGACGGACTTCGTGTTGACGCTGTAGCTTCAATGTTATATCTCGATTATTCTCGAAAAGATGGCGAGTGGGAAGCTAATATTTATGGCGGAAGGGAAAATCTAGATTCTATTAGCTTTCTTAAAGAATTTAATGAAGTAATCTATTCTAACTTTAATGCTGTCCAGACTATTGCCGAAGAGAGCACTTCATTTTCGATGGTCTCAAGACCAACTTCTGTTGGAGGTTTAGGTTTTGGAATGAAATGGATGATGGGTTGGATGCATGACACTCTAAAGTATTTTCAAAAAGAAACAGTTTATAGAAAATATCATCAAAATGAATTGACTTTTTCTATGACATATTCCTTTACTGAAAATTTCATGCTTCCGTTTTCTCATGACGAAGTAGTATATGGCAAAAAATCTCTTATTTATAAAATGCCTGGCGATGAATGGCAGCGCTTTGCAAATTTGAGATTATTGTATGGGTATATGTTTACGCATCCAGGAACAAAACTTTTGTTTATGGGAGCTGAGTTTGGTCAGACAAGTGAGTGGAACTTCGAACAAAGTTTAGATTGGCATTTGCTTCAGTATGATTTTCATTCTGGAATAAAAAGTTTGATTACCGATTTAAATCAATTGTACAAATCACAGCCAGCATTATACGAAAAACAATTTAGAGGAGATGGTTTTGAATGGATTAATTATTCAGATGATCAAAATGCTATTTTATCTTATATTAGAAAAGGAAATAATCCAGATGAAAATGTGATTGTCGTCTGCAATTTTACTCAAGTCGTTCGCGAAAATTATAGAATTGGCATTCCTAAAAAAGGCAATTTAAAAGAAATTTTTAATACTGATGCCAAAATATATGGAGGTAGCGGTATAGAAAGTCCTAAACCATTAAAAATAGAATCAATTTCATATGATGGTCGAGATTTTTCTGTAGAATTGATTTTGCCGCCTTTGAGTGTTACCGTATATGTCTTAAGTTAA